CCAACTCATAGACTCCACGGCTGGTTGCGAGCTCCTGAGTTTCCTGGATGCTTTTTCtggttaccaccagatcaagatgtcCCAGAAAGACAAGGAGAAGACGACTTTCATCACTCCGAACGGGTGCTACTGCTACACGCGTATGCCCTTCGTACTGAAGAACGCCGGAGCTACATTTTTGCGAGCCATGCGTGCCTGCCTGGGCACGCAGATGGGCCGCAATGCTGAAGCCTACATCGACGACATCGTGGTTAAGACGCTCCACCACGACACGCTCGTCACCGACTTGGAGGAAACCTTCCGCAACCTGCGAAAGGTCAACTTCAAGCTCAACCCGAAGAAGTGCGTCTTCGGCGCTCTGTCAGGCAAGCTTCTCGGTTTCCTGGTGTCTCACCGGGGAATAGAAGCGAACACCGACAAAATCAGGGCCATTGAGCAGATGGTGGcccccaagcggatcaaggatgtccAGTGACTTAACGACTGCATCACCGCTCTGGGCTTCATCTCAAGACTTGGCGAGCAAGCTCTTCCGTTCTTCAAGCTCTTGAAGAAGTCCGGACCGGTCGAGTGGACCCCCGAAGCTGAAGGCGCTTTCCAAGACATTGAGAAGTACCTAGCGAAACCGCCCATCTTGGTGGCTCCACTGGAGAAGGAACCTCTGCTACTGTACATCGCTGCTACCAACCAGGTAGTGAGTGATGTACTGGTAGTGGAGCACGAAGTAACGAAGCCCCGAAGCCACAAGCGAAGCGGCGATGCATTGGTCAATAAGAAGGACAAGAGGCCTTGCCCCGGCAAGGAGCTCGCCGGGGAGCGTGGGTACGAGGATGAGGATACCGGTACGGGTCAGCTATTGCCCAGCAGCACGGAGGGACTTGAGGAGCTGCCCATGTTGGGAACTGAGGACACGCCCTCAGGCTCGCCACAGGGAGCTCCCCGAGAAGAGACGTCCGTGCGAGAAACTGAGGATTTGTCTTCAGAATCCCCCGGTGGACCACAAGGCAGCAACCGGAGCTCAGGCACTACTTCGAGGCTCACCCCATCACGGTGGTCTCCAAGTATAACCTGAAAGGACCTCTGCAGAACCGCAACGCCATGGGTAGAATCACGGAGTGGGCCCTGGAGTTGTCGGGTTACGGCCTCTACTTCGAGCACTCCGACGCTATCAAGAGTCAAGCCCTCATGGACTTCACCGCGGAATGGACGGAGACAGCCTTCGACTGGGGGAAGTCCCCGTCAAGCTTACCCGGAAAGGAAGACCCCAGCTCCTGGACTATATACTTTGACGGGTCATACACCCACGGGAAGGCCGGAGCTGGAGCCGTCCTCATCTCACCGACTGGAGAACGCCTCAAGTACGTCGTGCGGGTATGCTA
The Aegilops tauschii subsp. strangulata cultivar AL8/78 chromosome 3, Aet v6.0, whole genome shotgun sequence genome window above contains:
- the LOC141042638 gene encoding uncharacterized protein: MGRITEWALELSGYGLYFEHSDAIKSQALMDFTAEWTETAFDWGKSPSSLPGKEDPSSWTIYFDGSYTHGKAGAGAVLISPTGERLKYVVRVCYTDNITNNTAEYEGLLVGLRASLGLGISKIVVKGDFQLVIKQINEEKRTPKLTSYLG